GCGCAAGACGAGGATCATGACGGCCGCGAACCTGAGCCACGAGCTCCTCACGCGGTACCTGGGGTTTCTCGTCGACGGGGGATTCGTCCTTCCGCGGGAAGGCGGCGCCTACCGCCTGACCCCGGAGGGGCGATCCCTCCTCGACGACGTGGGCCGCGTCCGGCGCCGCCTCGCGGGCGGGCCCGCCTGCGCGCCGGGCCTACGCTTATAACCGGGACCGGGAATGGTCGGCCGGTGCCAGCCATGTTCCGGGCGGAAGTGCGGGTCGAGCTGAGGCCGGGCGTCACGGATCCCGAAGGGGCGAACACGAAGAAGACGCTCGAGCTTCTCGGATTCGGGGGCGTCAAGGCCGTGAAGAGCGTCAAGAGCTTCACGGTGGACCTCGAAGCCGCGAACGAGTCGGCCGCGCGCGAGCAGGTCGAGGAGATGGCCCGCCGCCTTCTTTCGAACCCCGTGATCCACACGACGAAGATCACGCTCTCGAAGGCCTGATCGCCATGGCGCTCGACAAGTATCTGCGCCTCGTGCGCGCGGACCCGCCGGTCTACGAGGTCGACCTCCTGCACGCGAGCGACGAGGGTCTCCTCGAGATCAGCGCCGAGACGCGCATCGGCCTGTCGCTCGACGAGATGAAGGTCGTGCGCGACCACTTCAAGGCGAAGGGCCGCAACCCGCGCGACGTGGAGCTCGAGAGCCTCGGCCAGGCCTGGAGCGAGCACTGCTGCTACAAGTCCTCGAAGCCGGTCCTCAAGCGCCACGTGTACGGCATCCACGAGGACAAGCTCGTGTGCCGCGAGGACGCGGGCGTCGCGCCCTTCGACGACAAGCACCACTATGTCGTCAAGATCGAGAGCCACAACCACCCGTCCGCGATCGAGCCGTACGGCGGCGCGGCGACGGGCATCGGCGGCGTCCTGCGCGACGTCGTCTGCATGGGCGCCGAGCCCATCGGCCTCATCGACCCCCTCTTCTTCGGCCCCCTCGACACGCCCCGCGAGGCGCTGCCGCCCGGCACGCGCTCCCCGCGCTACCTCTTCGGCGGCGTCGTCGCGGGCATCCGCGACTACGGCAACCGCGTCGGCATCCCGACGGTCGCGGGCATGATCCACTTCCACCCCAAGTTCATCACGAACAACCTCGTGAACGTGGGCTGCGTCGGCATCATGCCGAAGGAGCACCTCATCCACAGCCGCGTGGGCGGCGTCGGCGACGTGTTTATCCTCCTCGGCGGCCGCACGGGCCGCGACGGCATCCACGGCGTCACGTTCGCGAGCGCCGACCTCGCCGAGGACGCGGAGGAGACGTCGCGCTCCGCCGTGCAGCTCGGCGACCCCATCACGAAGGAGCCGCTCATCCACGCGGTGCTCGAGGCGAACGCGAAGGGTATCCTCACGGGCATGAAGGACCTCGGCGGCGGCGGCCTCTCGTGCGTCTGCGGCGAGATGGCGCTCGACGCGGGCCTCGGCGTCGTCGTGAACCTCGACAAGGTTCACCTCAAGGAACCCGGCATGAAGCCGTGGGAGGTCTGGGTCTCCGAATCGCAGGAGCGCATGATGGTCACGGTGCGCCCCTCGAACGTGCAGAAGGTCCTTGACGTCGCCCGGAAGTGGGACGTCGAGGCCGTCGTCGTCGCGGAGGCGATCCGCGAGAAGGTCGTGCGCGTCCTCTGGAAGGGCGAGCCCGTCCTCGAGATGGAAAGCGAGTTCCTCTACGGCGGCCCCGTCTACAACCGCCCCATGGAGAAGCCCGCCACGGTGGATGTCGACGAGAAGGCGAGGCCGCGCAAGGACTGGTCGAAGACGCTGAAGGACCTCCTCGCGTCAGAGAACATCTGCTCGCGCGAGCTCGTCATCCGCATGTACGACCACGAGGTCAAGGCGAACACCGTCATCAAGCCCCTCCAGGGCAAGGTCGGCGTCGCCTCGCACGGCGACGCGACGGTCCTCAAGCCCGTCGCCTCCTCGTGGCGCGGCCTCGCGCTCACGACCGACGTGAACCCGAACTTCACGGACATCGACCCGTATTGGGGCGCGGCGAGCGCCTTCGACGAGGTCGTCCGCAACCTCGCGGCGGTCGGCGCGCGCCTCGACTCGGTCGCCGACAACCTGAACCTCGCGAACCCGCAGCGGCCGAACCGCATGTGGGAGACGGAGGAGGCGACGCGCGGCCTCGGCGACGCGGCGCGCGCGCTCGGCGTCCCGTTCATCTCGGGCAACGTCTCGATGTACAACGAGTCCCCGACGACGCCCATCCCGCCGACGCCCACGCTCCTCGGCGCGGGCCTCGTGAAGGACATCCGCAAGTGCGTCACGACGGACCTCAAGAAGAAGGGCGCGAAGCTCTACCTCGTCGGCGTCACCCGCGACGAGATGGGCGGCAGCGAATTCAACCGCCTCCTCGGCCTGAAGTCGAACCGCGTCCCGCGCGTGGA
This genomic window from Candidatus Thermoplasmatota archaeon contains:
- the purS gene encoding phosphoribosylformylglycinamidine synthase subunit PurS — translated: MFRAEVRVELRPGVTDPEGANTKKTLELLGFGGVKAVKSVKSFTVDLEAANESAAREQVEEMARRLLSNPVIHTTKITLSKA
- a CDS encoding winged helix-turn-helix domain-containing protein, producing MLGGRRSSLDIIHAVLRLVDEGERKTRIMTAANLSHELLTRYLGFLVDGGFVLPREGGAYRLTPEGRSLLDDVGRVRRRLAGGPACAPGLRL
- the purL gene encoding phosphoribosylformylglycinamidine synthase subunit PurL translates to MALDKYLRLVRADPPVYEVDLLHASDEGLLEISAETRIGLSLDEMKVVRDHFKAKGRNPRDVELESLGQAWSEHCCYKSSKPVLKRHVYGIHEDKLVCREDAGVAPFDDKHHYVVKIESHNHPSAIEPYGGAATGIGGVLRDVVCMGAEPIGLIDPLFFGPLDTPREALPPGTRSPRYLFGGVVAGIRDYGNRVGIPTVAGMIHFHPKFITNNLVNVGCVGIMPKEHLIHSRVGGVGDVFILLGGRTGRDGIHGVTFASADLAEDAEETSRSAVQLGDPITKEPLIHAVLEANAKGILTGMKDLGGGGLSCVCGEMALDAGLGVVVNLDKVHLKEPGMKPWEVWVSESQERMMVTVRPSNVQKVLDVARKWDVEAVVVAEAIREKVVRVLWKGEPVLEMESEFLYGGPVYNRPMEKPATVDVDEKARPRKDWSKTLKDLLASENICSRELVIRMYDHEVKANTVIKPLQGKVGVASHGDATVLKPVASSWRGLALTTDVNPNFTDIDPYWGAASAFDEVVRNLAAVGARLDSVADNLNLANPQRPNRMWETEEATRGLGDAARALGVPFISGNVSMYNESPTTPIPPTPTLLGAGLVKDIRKCVTTDLKKKGAKLYLVGVTRDEMGGSEFNRLLGLKSNRVPRVDFRVTKVWSEALVTAIEKGLVAAAHDVSAGGLAVAVSEMAFGGDLGATVKIPEDVRADVALFSESNTRWVVEAKDPKKLEAHFRKAGAPLALLGAVGGRDLVFKQGRSTVAKLALVDARRAWTEALPRLVGSLSPAPPAVAPKARRAAKAKRAAKPAARRSKGGRKR